A window of Taeniopygia guttata chromosome 25, bTaeGut7.mat, whole genome shotgun sequence genomic DNA:
CATGAGAGATTCAAACCAGACATGAGGCACAATctgaaaacacagggaaaaatagCTGCAATTACACTTATGCAAAACATGCAAATGCTGTGTGAATCTGGAGCTACCTGGGATGAGTCTGGCAGGGTTTAATTTGGAAATGGCCACGAGACAGTCCAGGCAGTGACTAAAGTGCCAgacagaggaggaaaaacacATTGATTTCCAAGGAGATCGCCACAAAGGCCTGAATTACCTGAATCAACAATGCTGGCCAGGAGAGGCCTTTGATCTCTAATTAAGTCACATAAAACGAGGTTCCAGCCTGGAATGGGGATGCCGGCAGCAAGGAAACAGGGAAGGAGCACTGCAGCCCCAAATCAAAGGTTGGTGCAGGAGGAAGGGAGTGTTTTCCATGTTGGATGAGCTTGGGAAACGCATCCCATGAGCAAAGGCTtggcctggggctgcccaggatGGTATAAAACCCACTCTGAGCGCAGGATCCCTCATTCACCACTCGTGCCTTCTCCTCCTCGGTGACACAGGTGAGCTGCAACCACCTTTgccttcctcttctcctcctccttcttctctttgCCTTTGCCTTCATCACTGCTGTGTGGCACCGCTGAGAACTTTGCTCCCAGATCCTGctctcagcctctgctcagtGCGAGGAGCTGGGAGAAGCTCTTGGGCTCTTTGCAGGAAGCCGTGGGGATGGGGATCCCGATCCTTTCTTCCTCCCTAttccctgtcccttgtcccagcctctgctcctgctgaggcCGAGCCTCACGTTCTGCCGGTGCCTTCTGCAGGTTCTCCTCCAGCCAGAGCCATGTCCTGCTACGACCTGTGCCGGCCCTGCGGCCCCACCCCgctggccaacagctgcaaCGAGCCCTGTGTCCGGCAGTGCCAGGACTCGCGGGTCATCATCGAGCCGTCCCCCGTGGTGGTCACCCTGCCCGggcccatcctcagctccttcccccaGAACACCGCCGTGGGATCCTCCACCTCCGCCGCCGTGGGCAGCATCCTGAGCGAGTCCGGGGTCCCCATCAACTCGGGGGGCTTTGGGCTCTCGGGGCTCTCTGGCCTTGGTGGCCGCTACTGCGGCCGCAGGTGCCTGCCCTGCTAGAGCCGGGCCGGACGTCCAGCGAGTGCCTCGCCAGGCCAAGcgtgccctggagctgctggccagcGTTTCCAGAGCCTTTGGCCCCCGCAGCCCTCCTGCCAAGGAGGGAGGCAAACGTGGCCAGCTGAGGCTTCTGCTTGTCCTGCTTTCTCCTGCGCCTCCCCGGCCCTGCcgggccctgctctgctggcccaggggctcagccccagccgGCGCAGCGgggtcctgctgctcccgctggcCCCGTGCCCGGGGCAGGCAGACGTGTGTCCCACcgctggcacagccagggctgcctgcccggccctgctgctgggccagcctGGCCCGGGCCCTGCCCACCCCTGCTTTGTTTCTGTCTTCACACTCAATAAAGTTCACTCTGCATTGGAACTGGTGgctcctggaattcctgccctgctgggatgtGCAGCCCAGCTGCTCCATGGGGGCTGTGATGccctggggggtttgggtggttAAAGGGCAGGGATCGACCTTTCTCACACCTGGGCAAGGTGAGAACCTCCAAGGCAGTGGCTGCAAGTGCCATGGGGCAGTGGAGGGCGTGTGGCTTTGTGTGGGCGTGCACAGGGTGAGCAGGAGatgccccagggctcagctgaGCCCGGCTGAGGTTGGGGACGTGCTGAGGGTGGATGTGTAACGTGGacatgggacagggatggacacatgGGGACCATGATCCCTCCTGTGAGGGAGGGCAGCAGTGATGGTGACATGGCCTGGGACTGTATCCAGGGAGCAGTGGAACCATCTTCACCCCCACCCAAATTGTCCTGTGGTCAGAGGCATTAATTGCTGTGGAGTCATTCCGTGTGCCACAGTGTCCGGAAGGGGCAGGAGTCTGGAGCAGGCCTGCAGAACTCTGCTGTGCAGACTGGCCTCTTGGCCTTGGAGATTTTTCCAGCCTTGAGGACCCTGGGATTCCTCCAGACGAGTGACCCATGCTCAATCCATTTCCCCTGCACCAACACCTGGCACAGGACTCACTTTTCTCTTtgcacacctgccctgggtgCCATGTGTCACCTCAGAACAACgagctgtccctgtgcctcagGCTTTGGATGATGTGCTTGGATGCAGACAAGGAAACAGCCATTTGTAGCTGGAAATGCAAAACAAAGGCTTTGGGAAGAGGTCTGTAAATCTGCACAGAGATCTCTCCTGAAAGGTCAATGTTCTGGTTCATCAACTGAAACCCAATGTCCAAACTCTGGAAGGTCAATTTTTGCCTCATAAGATGGAACCCAACGTCCAACCTCCCTCCTGGATCAAATGTCCCCTGGAGTACCGCCTGGTTACCCTGTGCACAATCACAAGGCCaatcaataataataatcacTCCCTCCAATCCCACCCAACCCCCCCAGGGCATCACAGCCCCCATGGAGCAGCTGGGCTGCacatcccagcagggcaggaattccaggagcCACCAGTTCCAATGCAGAGTAAACTTTATTGAGTGTGAAGACAGAAACAAAGCAGGGGTGGGCAGGGCCCGGGCCaggctggcccagcagcagggccgggcaggcagccctggctgtgccagcgGTGGGACACACGTCTGCCTGCCCCGGGCACGGGgccagcgggagcagcaggacccCGCTGCGCcggctggggctgagcccctgggccagcagagcagggcccgGCAGGGCCGGGGAGGCGCAGGAGAAAGCAGGACAAGCAGAAGCCTCAGCTGGCCACGTTTGCCTCCCTCCTTGGCAGGAGGGCTGCGGGGGCCAAAGCCTCTGGAAACgctggccagcagctccagggcacgCTTGGCCTGGCGAGGCACTCGCTGGACGTCCGGCCCGGCTCTAGCAGGGCAGGCACCTGCGGCCGCAGTAGCGGCCACCAAGGCCAGAGAGCCCCGAGAGCCCAAAGCCCCCCGAGTTGATGGGCACTCCCTCCTCGCTCAGGATGCTGCCCACGGCGGCGGAGGTGGAGGATCCCACGGTGGTGTTCtgggggaaggagctgaggatgggccCGGGCAGGGTGACCACCACGGGCGAGGGCTGGATGACCACGCGGGAGTCCTGGCACTGCCGGACACAGGGCTCGttgcagctgttggccagcGGGGTGGGGCCGCAGGGCCGGCACAGGTCGTAGCAGGACATGGCTCTGGCTGGGGGAGAACCTGCAGAGAGAGCAGCCAAAGCACCCACGGGCTGTGAGGCACCCAGGGAGATGTGCTGGGCAGGACGAAACACAGCCCGGGCACAAGGGACAGcctggagagggaggaaggcagCAATTCCACAGCCCTGAGCCCAAAGAGTTCCCTGCAAAGAAATCCCAACATctcccacctgtccccaggaAAAAACATCCACAAAAACCTGCTGAGAGCAGCATCAAGGAGAAAGGCTCTCAGAGACCACCAGGGAGAGGCAAAACTTCCATTGAGGGCCAAggcagaagagaagagaagagaaaggaaaagagggaggcAAAGGCCCTTGCAgctcacctgtgtcacccaggaggagaaggcaggagaGGTGGATGAGGGATCCTCActtgctctgccttttatacCGTCCCACACAGCCCCGGGCCCGACGCGCCTTTGCACAGGGAACGTATTTACCAACAAGCTCATATTTTATGCAAAACATCCCCAATTAAGTAAACTGGAGGTTGTTTACACTCCCTGCAAGGCTGTCTTTTCATTTCCCTGTGCAGGACGTGCCCATTCAGCCAAACTGGCTCCTTTCAAGTGGCAGCATTAGAGGCCAAAAGGTTTTAAGGGTATTTTTCAGCCAGAACCAGGCTGATGTTGCAGCCAGCTGGGTGGAGTGGTGCCGTATTTCCAGGTGATGTCAGCACCTTCCTCTCCTCAGGCAGCTCTGAGCCTTTGGAGTGATAAATGCagtttttttattataaacCCAGGATTAAAGGGCTGGCTTTGGCTGGGACTGGCCGTAGACATTGCTCCCTGTGACTCCAAGGCCTTTCAAGCCTTCTTAGACATCATTTATTCATCAGAGAGACTACATGGGTTGGTTTTGAACTTTCTTTGGGATCTCATATTGCCTTTAGAAGAAATTGTCTcatttcttctgcctttcaCCTCTTTCAGCATCGCCTGGAGTTCTCCAATCAGCAGGACAGGGCTTTTCCAGAAGGAAGGACGCTGCTTCCCCAACAACAAATATTAGTCAGGGTCATTAGCTTGCAGAAAACATTCCCTAATGAGAACATCTGACTTCAAAATCCTTCTCCCATTCCCCACGGCCATCCCTCCACTCCTTTTCCCCCCTACCTCTGAACAGACCCTCTGCCCGGTCCCAAACACTCGAGAATATTTctgagcagcacacagggagcatctgagggctggcagtgcccacaaacccagcctggggagcagcaggggccAGGATGTCCCCAGAGATGCCCAGCAAGGGAAGGATTCCATGCTCTGAGCTGCATTTCCTGGGGCAAGAGCAGAGCTGGTGACCGCAGGAGCGGtgacagccctgcccagccaccaCCGTGACACCCCTCTTGGCAAAGGGGGCAAAACTCCTGTCCCAGCGAGGCTGGGGCTCCATCAGAGACACAAAAATCTTAAATCCCAGAGGTCCAAGCCAGATTCCTCATCCAGGAGGATGAAGGGAGCTCTCAGGTTGACAGTAGAAGTTTTTCCAAACAAACCCATTCAGGACAAAGCCCCAGGTGTGAACAGGGCAGATCTAGCAGAGATTTTCCTTCAAAACACACGCATCACGTTTCCATGCAGGCATTTCCATGTAAATCCCTTCGATAGGTAAAACACTGAATGCAACAAAGGCATTTCCAGTCCTCTCTCCATAAAGCCTCCCAACCACCCCATTCCCTcaggggtgtcctgggggtggtGCCTCCCTTCCTTGGTTCCATTTTGACTCTGTGGCTCCAAAGTCCCCTGCTGGCTCATACAGGGATGGGAGGGCATTTCCACAGCAGATAAAGAGACTGAGCAACTTGGCAGGATGGCTTTATTTCAGACATGAAGccccaaagggagcagaggagcagccttGGACTGTCAGCAGATGACAGCAAAGCCAGGcacatcccatcccctggggagaACCACGGCACAGaatgcaggaaaagaaaatttggcATCACGTTGACTTTGGCAGTTGCACTGCTGGGCATATGTCCCTTCAACTGATTTGAGACTCCCCCTGCACTCAGGGCTTGGGAGAAGTGCTCGAGGAGGGAAGGCAAAGGCACAGGGGTACGTGGTAAAACACAACCATGGCCTTGGGCAGGTGGGAAATGGCACAGAAACATCGGTCAGTGGCTCGACTCATCAGCTGCAAGCTGTCCAacctcagcctggctgagctgagccctggggcatCTCCTGCTCACCCTGTGCACACCCACACAAAGCCACACACCCTCCACTGCCCCATGGCACTTGCAGCCACTGCCTTGGAGGGTCTCACCTTGCCCAGGTGTGAGAAAGGTCCATCCCTGGCCCTTAACCACCCAAACCCGCCCAGGGCATCACAGCCCCCATGGAGCAGCTGGGCTGCacatcccagcagggcaggaattccaggagcCGCCAGTTCCAATGCAGAGTGAACTTTATTGAGTGTGAAGACAGAAACAAAGCAGGGGTGGGCAGGGCCCGGGCCaggctggcccagcagcagggccgggcaggcagccctggctgtgccagcgGTGGGACACACGTCTGCCTGCCCCGGGCACGGGgccagcgggagcagcaggacccCGCTGCGCcggctggggctgagcccctgggccagcagagcagggcccgGCAGGGCCGGGGAGGCGCAGGAGAAAGCAGGACAAGCAGAAGCCTCAGCTGGCCACGTTTGCCTCCCTCCTTGGCAGGAGGGCTGCGGGGGCCAAAGCCTCTGGAAACgctggccagcagctccagggcacgCTTGGCCTGGCGAGGCACTCGCTGGACGTCCGGCCCGGCTCTAGCAGGGCAGGCACCTGCGGCCGCAGTAGCGGCCACCAAGGCCAGAGAGCCCCGAGAGACCAAAGCCCCCCGAGTTGATGGGGACCCCGGACTCGCTCAGGATGCTGCCCACGGCGGCAGAGGTGGAGGATCCCACGGCGGTGTTCtgggggaaggagctgaggatgggccCGGGCA
This region includes:
- the LOC115498482 gene encoding feather beta keratin, with amino-acid sequence MSCYDLCRPCGPTPLANSCNEPCVRQCQDSRVIIEPSPVVVTLPGPILSSFPQNTAVGSSTSAAVGSILSESGVPINSGGFGLSGLSGLGGRYCGRRCLPC
- the LOC115498483 gene encoding feather keratin 1; this encodes MSCYDLCRPCGPTPLANSCNEPCVRQCQDSRVVIQPSPVVVTLPGPILSSFPQNTTVGSSTSAAVGSILSEEGVPINSGGFGLSGLSGLGGRYCGRRCLPC